Genomic window (Ureibacillus composti):
TTTCACACGACGTTTACGAGTTTGTTGTTTACGAGCCATGTTAAGAAGGAACCCCCTTTACTTATTATTTTTTCTTGTTCGCTACAGTTTTACGAGGACCTTTACGCGTACGCGCATTGTTTTTCGTATTTTGTCCACGAACTGGTAAACCACGACGGTGACGGATACCACGGAATGAACCGATTTCCATTAAACGTTTGATGTTTAATGAGATTTCACGACGTAAGTCACCTTCTAATTTGTATTTATCTAATTGTTCACGAATTTGGTTTAATTCATCTTCAGTAAGATCGCGAACGCGAGTGTTTTCGTTAACACCAGCAGCTGCTAAAACTTTTTGAGATGTAGTTTTACCTACTCCGTAAATATAAGTTAATGAAATTACCACGCGTTTGTCGC
Coding sequences:
- the rpsM gene encoding 30S ribosomal protein S13, which codes for MARIAGVDIPRDKRVVISLTYIYGVGKTTSQKVLAAAGVNENTRVRDLTEDELNQIREQLDKYKLEGDLRREISLNIKRLMEIGSFRGIRHRRGLPVRGQNTKNNARTRKGPRKTVANKKK